CTGAAGGATTTCTTAGCAATTAGTCTTTTTCGCTTAATCTTGCTCCTTTGCGATCGTTCCACGCTGCCGCTGGATTCGTACTCAGAACCCTTTCCTCCATCCTTGATACTGGGAGAACATGGATGAGaatgtttatatataaaaaacatTGCAGAAACAAACACGAAATGTGTGTTAAAAAAAAGCCACGGGTTTCAAAGCGATGCAAATGCGTTGGGGGGAAATTGAGGTAGTTGTTTTTAAAATAGAAAGCACAGGGTCCCcagtttcttttctttaaaaatagtgCAAATAATTACCGCAGTCTGTTAAAGGCTTTCATCCAGAGCAGCCCCAGGAATTCTGCCCCAGTTTTATGGTGCTGGAAGAATAGCTGCGTCTTCCTGGATTTGAGCTCCATCAGAGCCTGTGCCATGTCCTGGTCCCCGTGCTTCTCCTTCTCCCAGATGATCCTTGCCCGCTCCTCGGCGTTCTCGTCCCCACTCTTCCTGAACAGCGCTTGCATCTGTCCCAGGTCCACGTCCTGGAAGATGTTGGCCGAGGCTTTCTTGCGGGACTTGCGGACCCACCTGCTATTGCCATACCAAGCCGGGCAGACGGGGCACGGAGCGGTGTTAGGCTCCATCCGGCAAGCCAGCTGGTCGCTACCGGTGAACAAACGAGCTCCAACCGCCCGTGCCCTGCCCTTGTTCTGCTGCGATCCACTCAGAGCTGCTTCCAGCCGGTCTACTTTTTatatggagtgtgtgtgtgtgtgtgtgtgcacgtgggggagggggaacagcTGATCCCCAGAACGGAGTGTAACAACCAGAATGATTGACAGGTAGCTCCCGGTGACTGATAGCCACGTCCACCAATCAGCCATGGCAT
The sequence above is drawn from the Chiloscyllium plagiosum isolate BGI_BamShark_2017 chromosome 22, ASM401019v2, whole genome shotgun sequence genome and encodes:
- the avpi1 gene encoding uncharacterized protein avpi1, giving the protein MEPNTAPCPVCPAWYGNSRWVRKSRKKASANIFQDVDLGQMQALFRKSGDENAEERARIIWEKEKHGDQDMAQALMELKSRKTQLFFQHHKTGAEFLGLLWMKAFNRLRIKDGGKGSEYESSGSVERSQRSKIKRKRLIAKKSFRKLL